GCCCGCCCATATGCGATGCTACTTGAAGTACAGCGAACGCACCCGCAAAGAAGCAGGGATAATCTGATCGATCAAAACTAGCCGGCCTTCTATTGGTTGACATCATTGATTCACAAAAAATCAGAGAGCAGAGATCCACGAGCACAAGTTTATGAACGCGAGAAAAAGTGCTTTAGCTTGAACGCAGGAAATCTGCGAGAGCAGCAATATAACCAAGTTTGAGCACACAGTTTGAGCACGAGTAGAGCAAATTTGAGTGCGAGAGCAGAGTTTTGAGAGACAATATCAATAACGTGATATCAATAAATCATGCTCTCAAATCAATATAATATGCTCTTGAATTAAGATAGGAAATAACCCCCATAGTTTTTCAgctaaaaaaatttaaataaaactgacaacttatttaaagtatttttccCATGGTATAGAACTCCACTCTACCACCTTGCTCCCTCACCAACTGTCTTCTTGAAATAAAGTCCTGGTTCACCTTAAACTTCCTTTAAttaaacagcaataaaacagaATTACTTCTAATTGGCACTAAATCCTCCTTATCCAAGCATGGCTCAGCTCAACTCGACTCTACTCTTCCTGGTTCTTTGCTTTTCCGTGAGgtctctggcgaggttccaaatgagctgagccaatactaaaatgtgatgtcaacagactgccagccactgattggcagagtgtGTCACTGGAGTAATGACCTTAAAATTCCcgaaacatgcgttaatctccaacatttagtaaGGAGATTTtgaaaatctcaatatttaacagaggagtctggtgtatttggtGACAACACTGCCAAAAGCTGTCAAATCACAACTAGTTCCGCCattagttcagtgactgtgtcagacagagtctgctgcactctggtcatgcaggaagaactaaactaatctttttaattaacttattctaatgattcagtacaccaaaaAAATCTGTCATAAATAAAACGATGTCATGGCAGTTTTATGGAAtcgtgctatgatgaccccgcTCAtcttgaggaggtactatagcaATGGAAAAATGACGTTACTGACACCAAACTAAGTAGGAGTAGAGTACTACTAGAGTATAGCCAAGTAGTCCTAGAACtgtactgtataatggaaaagtgccattaaagCCTAATTGCAGCAGATAAATGGGTGTGAATagatgaatggcaaaactgtactGTGAATGGTCTTCAAGACTAGAAATGtgttatatacagtaactaAAAACCATTTACTAATattatattgtgtattttacttGACTTGAGCAATCAGTGaaatcagtggagagaaaaaaactcccttttaacacgaataaatctctggcagaaccagactcaaggatgtgcagcatctgccttgACTTCTTGGGGTGAAattggagagagagaagaggttgGGGGTAGAAAGGGGATAAAGAAAGGCCTGGTCCTCACCTGTGGTCCCGGAGGTGGTCCTGTCGTCTGAAGGCCTTATGACAGATATCACATGTATACGGCCTCTCATCCGTATGTGTTCTCTCGTGGATCAAAAGATTGTAGGACTTGGTGAAATGACGGCCACAAAACTTACAGACAAACTCTTTCTTGGTTTTGGAGGGCAGTCGGCCCTGACTTGACTTGCGTTCTGGTGTGGAGAGTTTGGTCACATCCACGAGGCAGCCTAGACCAACTGAGGCTGTGTGGTGAGGTGAGGCTGCAGTAGCAGCACCTGTCACACTCAGGTCTTCTGCCTTTAACTGATCATCCTGggtagctgctgctgccaggTTGGCAAAATCAAAGCGGGGCTTGGACTTTGAGTCCTGCAGCAGTCCTGATGTACCCTGCTTGGACTGCCAAAGGTGAGGGAATATGGGGATGGAGGCCATGGAGGAAAACTGGGCAGGCAGTTTGGAAATTGTGCATGGGGGCAGAGCTAGAGATGGACAGCCAAGGGTCCACTGGTGAAGATGGATGGAGTGTAGGGCACTAAAGCTGTAGATGCTGTGGAAATGATCTGTTGGCAGCTGGAGGCCCATGGAACTCTGGAGGAGGGAGTAGTTGGCCAGCTGGAGAGATGGGTGGAGAGGAACTGGCGCTGGCAGAGTCTTGCTGCCCATGGCTACACAAAATCCAGCAGGTCTTCTGGAATAGACAAAAGGCATGATGCAGATGAAAATATACAACTTGACTAATCACAAGGAATGTGTTATGTGTAATGCTTATACTAGAAAAAGTATTTAAAGACAGCCAGTGAGGTCACAACATGTGAATCTATAATTCATCTTCATATTCCCATCTCATGGAAGAAAAAAGTGCTTAAGCAagaatgaatttaaatgtttttgtttttttagtgcaATTTCTAAATTTGTGTATCTAGCACTGTCAGCTTGCAGAAAAAAGACAGGGGGTCGcaacctggttggaacaagggactttctgcatagagttttcaaagttctccccatgtgtgcatgggttttctcagggttctgcagtttcctcccattgtccaaaaacatgtacaggttacttggacactctaaattgtccatcagtgtgaatgtgagagtgaatgtttatTTGCCTGTATGTTGGCACGACAGTGGACTGGCGACCTTTCCATGTGCTTTTGGAAAGTACGTAAGTAACTTACTAGGGGCGTAATAGTACGTATATGTTTTCAAGATATGTTCAGCAGTAACCGTGCTAATGCAGAGCAGAACTTAATCACATTTCCTCGTTTTTCCCGCCGACGCAACATTGTCCCTAATGGTGTGTTTACACCATTAGCATTGTACCAGGTaatttttttagtacctgctctggcgaggttccaaacgcgctgagtaggtactatgcacGTCGccacacaagaatcaagccgaacaatgtaGAACTGTAGATCAGGTAAAAATAcctaacaatcctaaaaatgtcggttaatctccaacaattaccagggaaatgtctaaaatctcaatatttaacatgggagtctggtgtatttagcgccagcactgctgatcgcaaatggcatcacaaaccctgctgctgtatttcagtccagtaactgtgtcagatggagtctgtgctctggtcatggaggaagtactgaacaaatattatttaattaactgattctaatgatttagTTATAACtgttttacaagtcactagaCATTCGGttgtgtgtcacatgtaaaacaaagtcactgcagtttcatacagccgtgcagtgatgactccgcccacattgagtaggtacttttttatagtggaaaaccaacctaaaccatgCCGTGCTGAGGTGAGGCCaggtgagctgggaccatgGTGGAAAAGGGCATTAAGTCTTGCATGTTGTTGTCGAGGCGCTAAAGCAAGTGACTTCAGTTTAGCATCTAACATTAGCCCAGACGAGCCTTATATGGAGAATGCAAGTTTCCCAGTGAAATACAGTAGCAGTGGAGGAAGGCAAGTGAACAGGATGAAGACAACGTGATGTCACTGTTGACATCACAATGTGTCCACCGAGGGTTTCCACACTGTCCAGGCTGACAGGGACTGCACGAATGGcacatttccaccagctctactcgcctcacctcgcctcgccacgccacggcacagtttaggagCATTTCCActccaaaaaaagtacctacgcGCCGTTGGCGGAGCCATCAAAACATGGCTATAATGCGACTGcacgaaactgctgtgacgtctttgtatgcgacacacacacaaacaacaaatggAGGGCATGGTGGAGACGATGTTGTACTTGCTGCTCGGTCTGAGGCTGTTGTTCAGGTACAGAAGAGAAGAGCGTCAGAAAAGGCTAAAGGCGGCGAGGCAAAAAACTGTCAAACGAGTCACAGAAAAGTTTCGATAGCCATAGAACAGTATGAAGCCAAAGACGACATAGTACGAGACGTAAAGAGACGATGAATGAGGGTAAGCTAATGGTTGCTATACAAGCGTACGTCATTGTAATGCCTGCAAGCGATCTGTATTTATCGTATTCTAGTATTAAATGAAGTATTTGTGTTTCAGACGATTTTGTCGTCTTAAAGGGTTCGCCCCAAACCGTCGGTCTGGGCGGTAAACCGTGCCGCCGAATGGTGGGACACGGCTTTCCGCGGTGGTGTGCCCCCAGAGAAGAGAGTTGCTATAGCACTGTGTAAGCTGGCTACTGGCTCAGAGTACCGTACTATCGGGCATCTTTTTGGAGTCAGCGTCTCAactgtgtgtcggtgtgtggaGGACTTCTGTACTGCAGCAGAGACGTTGTTGGTGCCAGAGCAAATACGGTTTCCTGATAAGGAGAAGTTCCAGGAAATGGCTGCTTACAGTGAGAACAGGTGGGGGCTCCCACACTGTGTGGGTGCAATTGATGGATCCCACATACCGATCATAGCACTGCAGGACTATCACTGTGACTACTTCAACCGTAAAGGCTGGCACTCCATCATTCTTCAAGGAGTTGTTGAAGGAAAGGGGCTTTTCTGGAATGTGTTTTCTGGACTGCCAGGGAGCTGTCATGATGCCAGGGTTTTGAGACACTTCCTAGCTCACACCAGGAACATTGGTGGGGTGAATACTGAAAGTCATGGGGAGACCTATAACAGCGAATGGGATGCACTCACAGCAGCAACAGTCGTTGAGCCTGTCGTGGAAGTGGCACAGGGTGCAGAGGATGGCAGAGATGTACGTGAGGGTTTGATGCGTCACTTGTTGTGAACTACCAAACTGTTTTTGTTATAATCACTGACATGACACTGTTTTCCcttctacattttaaataaaagtttgtactGTATGCTTAAATGTCTCTGTTTGATACTTAATTTTGGCCATGCTAAACACTGTTATCGCTGGGAATGCAAGTGTTTAATGTCATACAGTAACTTTAAGAAAAACATGTCCCACACGGAGATCGAGGTGCAGCTGACTTGCACAGCGACACGTTTTGCATATGCCTTACAGCTACTGTGTCCTGGGTCATATATACGattataattacaattacaattataaatgtttataaagaacaatgacaatgaaaaaAGAGAGATTACAGAATACAGAGCAGGAACTGATTGTAAACATGCTGACAAGTTTCAAACTCTTCTTTGGTCAAGACAAAAGCTTAGATCGGGTTAACGATTAATGAATATCAAGATTCTTGTCGATAAATAATCAATTGGTTCAGCACCACACCACTGATGCATATTACCATTACACCGCTGACTCTTCCTACCAGTGTGGGTGAAAAATGAATAGTCTTGATgcaaacacataacacacattgttgtttattaaccagaaaatatcaaaatagtgCAACACAGCAAAAAAAGTGCGAAATAGCAAGTGCAAACTGTACAGGGCATGGTGGAGACGATGTTGTACTTGCTGCTCGGTCTTACTCCCTTCTGTCCTAGGACAGAAGGGTCGCAGAAACAAGTCAAGGGTTTCTGCGACCTACTGCCTGGACAAGCTGCCCTAGCACTGCAAGGAATGCTTGGTTGAATGCAGCTTTTTTAGTGCTTATGGCAGCTTCTTGCTCCCTTGCCATACGGGACTCGTCCAGCAACATCTGAGTATGCCAGTCTCGCTGGGCCCGGTTCCGTTACTGCTGCAGGTCGTCATCCGCCTGCATCTCAGCTAGGATGCTAACGAGGTTGTCCTGGTGTGTGCTGTTCCTTTTTCTCCTTCCTAGATAGCAATGTAGACAAGTAGATATTGGGTTATCAACACAGTGGATTAAAAAGGAATACATGTGCAGGTAACAGCAATGTAgtgttaaatatgtttattatttcttACCGGTGTGAACATGTAGCCATGTTCTACTGTGCGTTTGAGGCGACGCCAGTAGCGGAGAGGAAGCAGCCGATGGCTCTGCTGTGGAATCTTCACTGATGGAGACGGGACCCTCCTCGCATGTGGAATGGGATTCTTGAACAAAGAAAGTGCACACATACGCTATAATTACATGCACAACACTTTA
This genomic interval from Solea solea chromosome 18, fSolSol10.1, whole genome shotgun sequence contains the following:
- the osr1 gene encoding protein odd-skipped-related 1, whose product is MGSKTLPAPVPLHPSLQLANYSLLQSSMGLQLPTDHFHSIYSFSALHSIHLHQWTLGCPSLALPPCTISKLPAQFSSMASIPIFPHLWQSKQGTSGLLQDSKSKPRFDFANLAAAATQDDQLKAEDLSVTGAATAASPHHTASVGLGCLVDVTKLSTPERKSSQGRLPSKTKKEFVCKFCGRHFTKSYNLLIHERTHTDERPYTCDICHKAFRRQDHLRDHRYIHSKEKPFKCQECGKGFCQSRTLAVHKTLHMQVKELKATKIK